From Borrelia sp. RT5S, the proteins below share one genomic window:
- a CDS encoding S-ribosylhomocysteine lyase — protein sequence MNKISSFTIDHTRLNPGIYISRKDVFENVTFTTVDIRMKAPNREPAINNAEMHTIEHIGALLIRNHQEWGMKTLYFGPMGCRTGFYLILLGDHESRNLVNLISWLFTEIVNFKGSLADAGATERECGNYQDHNLNMAKHESSQYLKIITNATDENLTYPS from the coding sequence ATGAATAAAATATCAAGCTTTACGATTGATCACACAAGATTGAATCCCGGTATATATATATCAAGGAAAGATGTTTTTGAAAATGTAACATTTACTACCGTAGATATTAGAATGAAGGCTCCTAATAGAGAACCTGCAATAAACAATGCAGAAATGCACACAATTGAGCACATAGGCGCCTTATTAATCAGGAATCATCAAGAATGGGGAATGAAAACATTATACTTTGGACCAATGGGTTGTAGGACTGGATTTTATTTAATACTTTTGGGAGACCACGAAAGCAGGAATCTTGTCAATTTAATATCTTGGCTTTTCACTGAGATAGTCAATTTCAAAGGAAGCCTAGCAGATGCAGGCGCAACTGAAAGGGAGTGCGGAAATTATCAAGATCACAACCTGAACATGGCAAAACACGAGTCTAGTCAATATTTAAAAATAATAACAAATGCTACAGACGAAAACCTAACCTATCCTTCCTAA
- a CDS encoding HIT family protein, whose protein sequence is MSGCVFCKIIRGELPSYKVYEDDLVLAFLDIHPLNVGHTLVVPKQHSTDALVMDDAINGKVMEVCKRIALSLKKLNSRTCGGINIYTAIGVEAGQIIFHTHFHVVPRFQGDNFGFIRGSNINLVEDEFLDLSKRIGQNI, encoded by the coding sequence TTGAGCGGTTGTGTTTTTTGCAAGATAATAAGAGGTGAGCTTCCTTCTTATAAGGTTTATGAGGATGATTTAGTGCTTGCTTTTCTTGATATTCATCCTTTAAATGTTGGGCATACGCTTGTTGTTCCCAAACAGCATAGCACTGATGCTTTGGTTATGGATGATGCGATTAATGGCAAGGTGATGGAAGTATGTAAAAGAATAGCACTTTCTTTGAAAAAGTTGAACTCACGTACTTGTGGTGGGATAAACATTTATACTGCAATTGGTGTTGAAGCAGGGCAAATTATTTTTCATACTCATTTTCATGTAGTTCCAAGATTTCAGGGGGATAATTTCGGTTTCATAAGGGGCTCTAACATTAATCTAGTAGAAGATGAATTTTTGGATTTATCCAAAAGGATAGGTCAAAATATTTAG
- the mgtE gene encoding magnesium transporter, with amino-acid sequence MMDVVFLKTLLEEKRYSEIKEELLKYDAFDISEMMRRLNGSDLILLYRFLPKKVAVEAFSNFDQVTKNKLANSFTNKEISEMIDELNLDDVIDLLEEVPANVVQRFLASSTEENREIINKFLSYSDDSAGSIVKIEYIELKDYFSVGEALDYIRKVAKTKEDVYTYYITDEEKRLRGVVKIEDLMLSRDDVVISSIMRTSGFYIVKVSDGKEDVALLFQNHDILSVPVVDNEGRMIGIIVIDDILEVVQSLNTEDFHIMAAVTPLGESYLDTSIFDMTKNRIIWLLILMISSTLTATIITSYQNLILSLVILTSFIPLLMDTSGNAGSQASALIIRELALGTLKVKDFFRVLFKEVCVSILVGLILAGINFLRVVFFVIPENDERFRIAFVVSSCLMIGLMVAKVLGGLLPIFAKILRIDPALMAGPLITTIADVITLIAYFNIARLVLYNYF; translated from the coding sequence ATGATGGATGTTGTATTTTTAAAGACCTTACTTGAGGAGAAAAGATACTCTGAAATAAAAGAAGAGCTTTTAAAGTATGATGCTTTTGATATTAGTGAAATGATGAGGAGACTTAATGGATCTGATTTGATTTTACTTTATAGGTTTCTGCCCAAGAAAGTTGCTGTTGAGGCTTTTTCTAATTTTGACCAAGTCACAAAAAATAAATTGGCTAATTCTTTTACTAACAAAGAAATAAGTGAAATGATAGATGAGTTAAACCTTGACGATGTTATTGATCTTTTGGAAGAAGTGCCAGCAAATGTTGTACAGAGATTTTTAGCAAGTTCTACTGAGGAAAATAGAGAGATTATTAATAAATTTTTGTCTTACAGTGATGATTCCGCTGGTTCAATTGTAAAGATAGAATACATTGAGCTTAAAGATTATTTTTCTGTTGGAGAAGCTCTTGACTACATTAGAAAGGTGGCAAAGACTAAGGAAGATGTTTACACTTACTATATTACAGATGAAGAGAAGAGATTAAGAGGAGTTGTCAAGATTGAAGATTTAATGTTATCCAGGGATGACGTTGTCATTTCTTCAATCATGAGAACGAGTGGATTTTATATTGTGAAGGTCAGTGATGGGAAGGAAGATGTTGCTCTTCTTTTTCAGAATCATGATATCTTGAGTGTTCCTGTTGTTGATAATGAAGGAAGAATGATAGGAATTATTGTTATTGACGATATTCTTGAGGTTGTACAGAGTTTAAATACCGAAGATTTTCATATAATGGCCGCAGTTACTCCTTTAGGTGAATCTTATCTTGATACTTCTATTTTTGACATGACAAAAAATAGAATAATCTGGCTCTTGATTCTTATGATATCTTCTACTTTAACAGCTACCATAATTACAAGTTATCAGAATTTGATTTTGTCCTTGGTAATCTTGACCAGTTTTATTCCACTTTTGATGGATACATCAGGAAATGCGGGTTCTCAAGCTTCTGCGTTAATTATTCGCGAGCTTGCCCTTGGAACGCTTAAAGTCAAGGATTTTTTTCGTGTATTATTTAAAGAAGTGTGTGTTAGCATATTAGTTGGGTTAATCCTTGCTGGTATCAACTTTTTAAGGGTTGTATTTTTTGTAATACCTGAGAATGATGAGAGGTTTAGAATAGCTTTCGTTGTCTCTTCATGTTTGATGATAGGTTTAATGGTGGCGAAAGTGTTGGGAGGTCTTTTACCTATTTTTGCTAAGATTTTAAGAATTGACCCAGCCTTGATGGCTGGTCCTTTAATTACGACTATTGCTGATGTTATTACCTTGATTGCTTATTTTAACATAGCTAGATTGGTGCTGTATAATTACTTTTGA
- a CDS encoding trehalase family glycosidase, giving the protein MSKRIFPKIYYYDQDFIDIYNKSLSWIQDKIVFPQTLEKGRREKNYYSESLDFIDQMQACLSSFFLVYSNGEYSPTSTIDKFYQLQETSGAIRSRYDKSNKAVYAEGNDEGIGLPIFAWAEYNLYHKTGNKRRISDVLPVLDKYYRWIEKKFLKGNGLYSIDVNKIFYKNSPREDACYPIDFNSLQVHSAYCISKLADILNDKNLSLEYKKRFFSLKAKINSLMWDESDGFYYDLDVNESIIRCKTIVGFLPLLSEIPSEDRIERMVFYLKSDKHFGTLNPFPTLSVNDSKFNLEGNGYYGSVYTYMNFFIIKGLEYCRRANIAREFTIRHLYYVLDTLLPDGKVKGHIWEAYKPMKEGPAYFDVEKKILPEKDVICYLALFSISLMIENIIGLTISLPDKTVYWNIPALEVMGIEHLSLRRNQTTIICNKGKRGWEIKMESEKLYYFTINILNKKEKTLPIPSGRCSMLLDKL; this is encoded by the coding sequence TTGAGTAAGAGAATATTTCCAAAAATATACTATTATGATCAGGATTTTATTGATATTTATAATAAAAGTCTCTCCTGGATACAGGACAAAATTGTCTTTCCTCAAACTTTGGAGAAGGGTAGGCGGGAAAAAAATTATTATTCTGAGAGTCTTGACTTCATAGACCAAATGCAGGCTTGTCTTTCAAGCTTTTTTCTTGTCTACAGTAATGGAGAATATTCTCCTACATCAACTATTGATAAATTTTACCAACTTCAGGAAACATCAGGGGCTATTAGATCTCGTTATGACAAGAGCAATAAGGCTGTTTATGCGGAGGGAAACGATGAGGGTATTGGCTTGCCGATTTTCGCTTGGGCTGAGTATAATTTATATCATAAAACAGGCAATAAGAGACGCATTTCTGATGTTTTGCCAGTTCTTGACAAGTATTATCGGTGGATAGAGAAAAAATTTTTAAAAGGCAATGGACTTTATTCAATTGATGTAAATAAAATTTTTTACAAGAATTCTCCCAGAGAAGATGCATGTTATCCGATTGATTTTAACTCGTTGCAAGTACATAGTGCATATTGTATTTCGAAATTGGCAGACATATTGAATGATAAAAATTTATCACTTGAGTATAAGAAAAGGTTTTTTTCCCTTAAGGCCAAGATTAATTCTTTGATGTGGGATGAGAGTGATGGGTTTTATTATGATCTTGACGTTAATGAAAGCATTATTAGGTGTAAGACAATAGTGGGTTTTCTGCCCCTGCTTTCTGAGATTCCGAGTGAAGATAGAATAGAGAGAATGGTTTTTTATTTAAAAAGTGATAAACACTTTGGTACTTTAAATCCTTTCCCTACCCTTTCCGTTAATGATTCTAAATTTAATTTAGAGGGAAATGGGTATTATGGTTCTGTTTATACTTATATGAATTTTTTTATTATTAAGGGGCTTGAGTACTGTAGGCGTGCAAATATTGCAAGAGAGTTTACCATAAGGCATTTGTATTACGTGCTAGATACTCTGTTACCCGATGGCAAGGTTAAGGGGCATATTTGGGAGGCTTATAAGCCAATGAAAGAGGGACCGGCTTATTTTGATGTTGAGAAAAAAATTCTTCCAGAAAAGGATGTTATTTGTTATCTTGCGCTTTTTAGCATTAGTTTGATGATAGAAAATATTATTGGTCTTACAATTAGTTTGCCGGATAAAACAGTCTATTGGAATATTCCTGCTCTTGAAGTTATGGGAATAGAACACTTGTCTCTTAGAAGAAATCAAACCACAATTATTTGTAATAAGGGCAAGAGAGGTTGGGAGATAAAGATGGAGTCTGAAAAACTTTACTACTTTACAATAAATATATTAAATAAAAAAGAAAAGACGCTACCTATACCTTCAGGTAGATGCTCTATGCTTTTAGATAAGTTATAG